A genomic stretch from Falco naumanni isolate bFalNau1 chromosome 4, bFalNau1.pat, whole genome shotgun sequence includes:
- the BRPF1 gene encoding peregrin isoform X4, whose product MGVDFDVKTFCHNLRATKPPYECPVGTCRKIYKSYSGIEYHLYHYDHDNPPPPQHTPLRKHKKKGRQARAADKQSPSPSETSQSPGREVMTYAQAQRMVEVDLHGRVHRISIFDNLDVVSEDEEVPEEVPENGSNKENTETQSVPPKSGKHKNKEKRKDSNHHHHNASAGTTPKLPEVVYRELEQDTPDAPPRPTSYYRYIEKSAEELDEEVEYDMDEEDYIWLDIMNERRKTEGVSPIPQEIFEYLMDRLEKESYFESHNKGDPNALVDEDAVCCICNDGECQNSNVILFCDMCNLAVHQECYGVPYIPEGQWLCRRCLQSPSRAVDCALCPNKGGAFKQTDDGRWAHVVCALWIPEVCFANTVFLEPIDSIEHIPPARWKLTCYICKQRGSGACIQCHKANCYTAFHVTCAQQAGLYMKMEPVRETGANGTSFSVRKTAYCDIHTPPGSVRRLPALSHSEGEEEDEEEEEEGKGWSSEKVKKAKAKSRIKMKKARKILAEKRAAAPVVSVPCIPPHRLSKITNRLTIQRKSQFMQRLHSYWTLKRQSRNGVPLLRRLQTHLQSQRNCDQRDTEDKNWALKEQLKSWQRLRHDLERARLLVELIRKREKLKRETIKVQQVALEMQLTPFLILLRKTLEQLQEKDTGNIFSEPVPLSEVTEIYEVPDYLDHIKKPMDFQTMKQNLEAYRYLNFDDFEEDFNLIINNCLKYNAKDTIFYRAAIRLREQGGAVLRQARRQAEKMGIDFETGMHFPHCVTVEEAQVQDIEDEDVRLLLSENQKHLPLEEQLKILLERLDEVSAGKQSIGRSRRAKMIKKEITVLRRKLAHPRDLGRDGLERHGSSARGVLQSHNPCEKDLQTDSAAEESSSQETGKGLGPNSSSTPAHEVGRRTSVLFSKKNPKTAGPPKRPGRPPKNRDSQIAPGHGNSPVGPPQLPIMGSSQRQRKRGRSPRPSSSSDSDSDKSTEDAPMDLPANGFSSGNQPVKKSFLVYRNDCNLPRSSSDSESSSSSSSSAASDRTSTTPSKQGRGKPSFSRVNFPEDSSEDTSGTENESYSVGTGRGVGHGMVRKGMGRGTGWLSEDEDSSLDALDLVWAKCRGYPSYPALIIDPKMPREGMFHHGVPIPVPPLEVLKLGEQMTQEAREHLYLVLFFDNKRTWQWLPRTKLVPLGVNQDLDKEKMLEGRKSNIRKSVQIAYHRAMQHRNKVQGEQSSDSSESD is encoded by the exons ATGGGCGTAGACTTCGACGTGAAGACCTTCTGCCACAACCTGCGGGCCACCAAGCCCCCCTACGAGTGTCCGGTGGGCACCTGCCGCAAGATCTACAAGAGCTACAGCGGGATCGAGTACCACCTCTACCACTATGACCACGAcaacccccccccgccccagcacaCTCCCCTGCGCAAGCACAAGAAGAAGGGGCGCCAGGCCCGCGCCGCTGACAAGCAGTCGCCCAGCCCCTCCGAGACCTCCCAGTCGCCGGGCCGCGAGGTGATGACCTACGCCCAGGCCCAGCGCATGGTGGAGGTGGACCTGCACGGCCGCGTCCATCGCATCAGCATCTTCGATAACCTCGATGTGGTGTCCGAGGACGAGGAAGTTCCCGAGGAGGTGCCTGAGAATGGGAGCAATAAGGAGAACACGGAGACCCAGAGCGTCCCACCCAAATCCGGCAAGCACAAGAACAAGGAGAAGCGCAAGGACTCCAACCACCATCACCACAACGCTTCGGCTGGCACCACCCCCAAGCTCCCCGAGGTGGTGTACCgagagctggagcaggacaCCCCCGATGCCCCACCTCGCCCCACCTCATACTACAG GTACATCGAGAAGTCGGCAGAGGAGCTAGATGAGGAGGTGGAGTACGACATGGATGAGGAAGATTACATCTGGCTGGACATCATGAATGAGCGGCGGAAGACCGAAGGCGTGAGTCCCATTCCCCAGGAGATATTTGAGTATCTGATGGACCGGCTAGAGAAGGAGTCCTACTTTGAGAGCCACAACAAAGGGGATCCAAATGCCTTGGTGGATGAGGATGCCGTCTGTTGCATTTGCAACGATGGGGAATGTCAGAACAGTAATGTCATCCTCTTCTGCGACATGTGCAACCTGGCTGTGCACCAGGAGTGCTACGGGGTGCCCTACATCCCGGAGGGACAGTGGCTATGCAGACGGTGCCTGCAGTCACCCTCACGAGCTGTGGACTGCGCCCTCTGCCCAAACAAGGGGGGGGCCTTCAAGCAGACAGATGATGGGCGCTGGGCACACGTGGTCTGTGCCCTCTGGATCCCAGAGGTGTGCTTTGCAAACACCGTCTTCCTGGAGCCCATCGACAGCATCGAGCACATCCCGCCCGCGCGCTGGAAGCTGACCTGTTACATTTGCAAGCAGCGCGGCTCTGGGGCTTGCATCCAGTGTCACAAAGCCAACTGCTACACTGCCTTCCATGTCACCTGCGCCCAGCAGGCCGGGCTCTACATGAAGATGGAGCCTGTCCGTGAGACGGGAGCCAATGGTACCTCCTTCAGTGTGCGCAAAACTGCCTACTGTGACATCCACACACCGCCGGGCTCTGTGCGCAGGCTTCCTGCCCTCTCTCACAgtgagggggaagaggaggacgaggaggaggaggaggaagggaagggctgGAGCTCTGAGAAAGTCAAAAAAGCGAAGGCCAAGTCTAGGATCAAGATGAAGAAGGCACGGAAGATCCTGGCAGAGAAACGAGCCGCAGCGCCTGTGGTTTCTGTGCCCTGCATCCCTCCGCACAG GCTCAGTAAGATTACAAACCGTTTAACCATCCAGAGGAAGAGCCAGTTCATGCAGAGGCTGCACAGCTACTGGACTCTGAAGAGGCAGTCCCGCAACGGTGTCCCTTTGCTCCGCCGCCTTCAGACACACTTGCAGTCACAAAGAAACTGTGACCAG AGAGATACTGAGGATAAGAACTGGGCCctgaaggagcagctgaagTCATGGCAGCGCCTCCGCCATGACCTAGAGCGTGCACGCTTGCTGGTGGAGCTGATACGCAAGCGAGAGAAGCTCAAGAGAGAGACG ATCAAAGTGCAGCAGGTGGCACTGGAAATGCAGCTGACCCCCTTCCTTATCCTCCTCCGCAAGACGcttgagcagctgcaggagaaagaCACAGGCAACATCTTCAGCGAGCCGGTCCCTCTGTCTGAGGTAACAGAAATCTACGAA GTCCCAGACTACCTGGATCACATCAAGAAGCCAATGGATTTTCagacaatgaaacaaaacctggaAGCCTATCGCTATCTGAATTTCGACGACTTTGAGGAGGATTTCAACCTGATTATCAACAACTGTTTGAAATACAATGCCAAAGACACAATCTTCTACCGGGCAGCCATCCGTCTGCGGGAGCAGGGAGGCGCCGTTCTCCGGCAGGCTCGCCGGCAGGCGGAGAAGATGGGCATTGACTTTGAGACAGGCATGCACTTCCCCCACTGTGTAACGGTGGAAGAGGCTCAGGTCCAAGACATCGAGGACG AAGATGTGCGGCTGCTGCTCTCGGAGAATCAGAAGCACCTGCCTTTGGAGGAGCAGCTAAAGATCCTGCTGGAGCGACTGGATGAGGTCAGTGCTGGCAAGCAGAGCATAGGACGGTCCCGCCGGGCCAAGATGATCAAGAAGGAGATCACAGTCCTACGGCGGAAGCTCGCTCACCCGCGGGACCTGGGCCGAGATGGGCTGGAGCGGCACGGCTCCTCTGCCAGGGGAGTCCTGCAGTCACACAACCCCTGCGAGAAGGACCTGCAGACAGACAGTGCTGCagaagagagcagcagccaggagactGGCAAAG GTCTGGGTCCCAATTCTTCTTCCACCCCAGCACATGAAGTTGGCAGGAGGACATCAGTGCTCTTCTCCAAGAAGAACCCTAAAACTGCAGGCCCTCCAAAACGTCCAGGACGCCCCCCGAAGAATCGAGACAGCCAGATCGCTCCTGGGCATGGGAACAGCCCCGTTGGGCCCCCCCAGCTCCCGATAATGGGGTCCTCACAGCGACAGAGAAAGCGAGGCCGAAGCCCAcgccccagctccagctctgacAGTGACAGTGATAAATCCACTGAAGATGCTCCCATGG ACCTGCCAGCCAACGGTTTTAGCAGCGGGAACCAGCCAGTGAAGAAGAGCTTCCTGGTGTACCGCAACGACTGCAATCTTCCCCGGAGCAGCTCCGACTCGgagtccagcagcagcagcagcagcagtgctgcttcagACCGTACCAG CACAACGCCCTCcaagcagggcagagggaaacCCTCCTTCTCCCGAGTGAACTTCCCAGAGGACAGCAGCGAGGACACATCTGGGACAGAGAATGAGTCCTACTCCGTGGGCACAGGGCGAGGCGTGGGGCATGGCA TGGTGCGCAAGGGCATGGGGCGTGGCACGGGGTGGCTGTCTGAGGATGAGGATTCCTCCCTGGATGCCCTGGACCTGGTGTGGGCCAAGTGCCGGGGGTATCCCTCCTACCCAGCACTG ATCATCGACCCCAAGATGCCGCGGGAAGGCATGTTCCACCAtggtgtccccatccccgtgCCCCCCTTGGAGGTGCTGAAGCTGGGGGAGCAGATGACTCAGGAAGCACGCGAGCACCTCTACCTTGTCCTCTTCTTCGACAACAAGCGCACTTG gCAGTGGTTGCCCCGGACAAAGCTGGTGCCGCTGGGGGTGAACCAGGACCTGGACAAGGAGAAGATGCTGGAGGGCCGCAAGTCCAACATCCGCAAGTCGGTGCAGATCGCCTACCACCGCGCCATGCAGCACCGCAACAAGGTGCAGGGCGAGCAGAGCAGCGACTCCAGCGAGAGCGACTGA
- the BRPF1 gene encoding peregrin isoform X6: MGVDFDVKTFCHNLRATKPPYECPVGTCRKIYKSYSGIEYHLYHYDHDNPPPPQHTPLRKHKKKGRQARAADKQSPSPSETSQSPGREVMTYAQAQRMVEVDLHGRVHRISIFDNLDVVSEDEEVPEEVPENGSNKENTETQSVPPKSGKHKNKEKRKDSNHHHHNASAGTTPKLPEVVYRELEQDTPDAPPRPTSYYRYIEKSAEELDEEVEYDMDEEDYIWLDIMNERRKTEGVSPIPQEIFEYLMDRLEKESYFESHNKGDPNALVDEDAVCCICNDGECQNSNVILFCDMCNLAVHQECYGVPYIPEGQWLCRRCLQSPSRAVDCALCPNKGGAFKQTDDGRWAHVVCALWIPEVCFANTVFLEPIDSIEHIPPARWKLTCYICKQRGSGACIQCHKANCYTAFHVTCAQQAGLYMKMEPVRETGANGTSFSVRKTAYCDIHTPPGSVRRLPALSHSEGEEEDEEEEEEGKGWSSEKVKKAKAKSRIKMKKARKILAEKRAAAPVVSVPCIPPHRLSKITNRLTIQRKSQFMQRLHSYWTLKRQSRNGVPLLRRLQTHLQSQRNCDQRDTEDKNWALKEQLKSWQRLRHDLERARLLVELIRKREKLKRETIKVQQVALEMQLTPFLILLRKTLEQLQEKDTGNIFSEPVPLSEVTEIYEVPDYLDHIKKPMDFQTMKQNLEAYRYLNFDDFEEDFNLIINNCLKYNAKDTIFYRAAIRLREQGGAVLRQARRQAEKMGIDFETGMHFPHCVTVEEAQVQDIEDDVRLLLSENQKHLPLEEQLKILLERLDEVSAGKQSIGRSRRAKMIKKEITVLRRKLAHPRDLGRDGLERHGSSARGVLQSHNPCEKDLQTDSAAEESSSQETGKGLGPNSSSTPAHEVGRRTSVLFSKKNPKTAGPPKRPGRPPKNRDSQIAPGHGNSPVGPPQLPIMGSSQRQRKRGRSPRPSSSSDSDSDKSTEDAPMDLPANGFSSGNQPVKKSFLVYRNDCNLPRSSSDSESSSSSSSSAASDRTSTTPSKQGRGKPSFSRVNFPEDSSEDTSGTENESYSVGTGRGVGHGMVRKGMGRGTGWLSEDEDSSLDALDLVWAKCRGYPSYPALIIDPKMPREGMFHHGVPIPVPPLEVLKLGEQMTQEAREHLYLVLFFDNKRTWQWLPRTKLVPLGVNQDLDKEKMLEGRKSNIRKSVQIAYHRAMQHRNKVQGEQSSDSSESD, translated from the exons ATGGGCGTAGACTTCGACGTGAAGACCTTCTGCCACAACCTGCGGGCCACCAAGCCCCCCTACGAGTGTCCGGTGGGCACCTGCCGCAAGATCTACAAGAGCTACAGCGGGATCGAGTACCACCTCTACCACTATGACCACGAcaacccccccccgccccagcacaCTCCCCTGCGCAAGCACAAGAAGAAGGGGCGCCAGGCCCGCGCCGCTGACAAGCAGTCGCCCAGCCCCTCCGAGACCTCCCAGTCGCCGGGCCGCGAGGTGATGACCTACGCCCAGGCCCAGCGCATGGTGGAGGTGGACCTGCACGGCCGCGTCCATCGCATCAGCATCTTCGATAACCTCGATGTGGTGTCCGAGGACGAGGAAGTTCCCGAGGAGGTGCCTGAGAATGGGAGCAATAAGGAGAACACGGAGACCCAGAGCGTCCCACCCAAATCCGGCAAGCACAAGAACAAGGAGAAGCGCAAGGACTCCAACCACCATCACCACAACGCTTCGGCTGGCACCACCCCCAAGCTCCCCGAGGTGGTGTACCgagagctggagcaggacaCCCCCGATGCCCCACCTCGCCCCACCTCATACTACAG GTACATCGAGAAGTCGGCAGAGGAGCTAGATGAGGAGGTGGAGTACGACATGGATGAGGAAGATTACATCTGGCTGGACATCATGAATGAGCGGCGGAAGACCGAAGGCGTGAGTCCCATTCCCCAGGAGATATTTGAGTATCTGATGGACCGGCTAGAGAAGGAGTCCTACTTTGAGAGCCACAACAAAGGGGATCCAAATGCCTTGGTGGATGAGGATGCCGTCTGTTGCATTTGCAACGATGGGGAATGTCAGAACAGTAATGTCATCCTCTTCTGCGACATGTGCAACCTGGCTGTGCACCAGGAGTGCTACGGGGTGCCCTACATCCCGGAGGGACAGTGGCTATGCAGACGGTGCCTGCAGTCACCCTCACGAGCTGTGGACTGCGCCCTCTGCCCAAACAAGGGGGGGGCCTTCAAGCAGACAGATGATGGGCGCTGGGCACACGTGGTCTGTGCCCTCTGGATCCCAGAGGTGTGCTTTGCAAACACCGTCTTCCTGGAGCCCATCGACAGCATCGAGCACATCCCGCCCGCGCGCTGGAAGCTGACCTGTTACATTTGCAAGCAGCGCGGCTCTGGGGCTTGCATCCAGTGTCACAAAGCCAACTGCTACACTGCCTTCCATGTCACCTGCGCCCAGCAGGCCGGGCTCTACATGAAGATGGAGCCTGTCCGTGAGACGGGAGCCAATGGTACCTCCTTCAGTGTGCGCAAAACTGCCTACTGTGACATCCACACACCGCCGGGCTCTGTGCGCAGGCTTCCTGCCCTCTCTCACAgtgagggggaagaggaggacgaggaggaggaggaggaagggaagggctgGAGCTCTGAGAAAGTCAAAAAAGCGAAGGCCAAGTCTAGGATCAAGATGAAGAAGGCACGGAAGATCCTGGCAGAGAAACGAGCCGCAGCGCCTGTGGTTTCTGTGCCCTGCATCCCTCCGCACAG GCTCAGTAAGATTACAAACCGTTTAACCATCCAGAGGAAGAGCCAGTTCATGCAGAGGCTGCACAGCTACTGGACTCTGAAGAGGCAGTCCCGCAACGGTGTCCCTTTGCTCCGCCGCCTTCAGACACACTTGCAGTCACAAAGAAACTGTGACCAG AGAGATACTGAGGATAAGAACTGGGCCctgaaggagcagctgaagTCATGGCAGCGCCTCCGCCATGACCTAGAGCGTGCACGCTTGCTGGTGGAGCTGATACGCAAGCGAGAGAAGCTCAAGAGAGAGACG ATCAAAGTGCAGCAGGTGGCACTGGAAATGCAGCTGACCCCCTTCCTTATCCTCCTCCGCAAGACGcttgagcagctgcaggagaaagaCACAGGCAACATCTTCAGCGAGCCGGTCCCTCTGTCTGAGGTAACAGAAATCTACGAA GTCCCAGACTACCTGGATCACATCAAGAAGCCAATGGATTTTCagacaatgaaacaaaacctggaAGCCTATCGCTATCTGAATTTCGACGACTTTGAGGAGGATTTCAACCTGATTATCAACAACTGTTTGAAATACAATGCCAAAGACACAATCTTCTACCGGGCAGCCATCCGTCTGCGGGAGCAGGGAGGCGCCGTTCTCCGGCAGGCTCGCCGGCAGGCGGAGAAGATGGGCATTGACTTTGAGACAGGCATGCACTTCCCCCACTGTGTAACGGTGGAAGAGGCTCAGGTCCAAGACATCGAGGACG ATGTGCGGCTGCTGCTCTCGGAGAATCAGAAGCACCTGCCTTTGGAGGAGCAGCTAAAGATCCTGCTGGAGCGACTGGATGAGGTCAGTGCTGGCAAGCAGAGCATAGGACGGTCCCGCCGGGCCAAGATGATCAAGAAGGAGATCACAGTCCTACGGCGGAAGCTCGCTCACCCGCGGGACCTGGGCCGAGATGGGCTGGAGCGGCACGGCTCCTCTGCCAGGGGAGTCCTGCAGTCACACAACCCCTGCGAGAAGGACCTGCAGACAGACAGTGCTGCagaagagagcagcagccaggagactGGCAAAG GTCTGGGTCCCAATTCTTCTTCCACCCCAGCACATGAAGTTGGCAGGAGGACATCAGTGCTCTTCTCCAAGAAGAACCCTAAAACTGCAGGCCCTCCAAAACGTCCAGGACGCCCCCCGAAGAATCGAGACAGCCAGATCGCTCCTGGGCATGGGAACAGCCCCGTTGGGCCCCCCCAGCTCCCGATAATGGGGTCCTCACAGCGACAGAGAAAGCGAGGCCGAAGCCCAcgccccagctccagctctgacAGTGACAGTGATAAATCCACTGAAGATGCTCCCATGG ACCTGCCAGCCAACGGTTTTAGCAGCGGGAACCAGCCAGTGAAGAAGAGCTTCCTGGTGTACCGCAACGACTGCAATCTTCCCCGGAGCAGCTCCGACTCGgagtccagcagcagcagcagcagcagtgctgcttcagACCGTACCAG CACAACGCCCTCcaagcagggcagagggaaacCCTCCTTCTCCCGAGTGAACTTCCCAGAGGACAGCAGCGAGGACACATCTGGGACAGAGAATGAGTCCTACTCCGTGGGCACAGGGCGAGGCGTGGGGCATGGCA TGGTGCGCAAGGGCATGGGGCGTGGCACGGGGTGGCTGTCTGAGGATGAGGATTCCTCCCTGGATGCCCTGGACCTGGTGTGGGCCAAGTGCCGGGGGTATCCCTCCTACCCAGCACTG ATCATCGACCCCAAGATGCCGCGGGAAGGCATGTTCCACCAtggtgtccccatccccgtgCCCCCCTTGGAGGTGCTGAAGCTGGGGGAGCAGATGACTCAGGAAGCACGCGAGCACCTCTACCTTGTCCTCTTCTTCGACAACAAGCGCACTTG gCAGTGGTTGCCCCGGACAAAGCTGGTGCCGCTGGGGGTGAACCAGGACCTGGACAAGGAGAAGATGCTGGAGGGCCGCAAGTCCAACATCCGCAAGTCGGTGCAGATCGCCTACCACCGCGCCATGCAGCACCGCAACAAGGTGCAGGGCGAGCAGAGCAGCGACTCCAGCGAGAGCGACTGA